A part of Zonotrichia leucophrys gambelii isolate GWCS_2022_RI chromosome 7, RI_Zleu_2.0, whole genome shotgun sequence genomic DNA contains:
- the SPEG gene encoding striated muscle preferentially expressed protein kinase isoform X1, which yields MKKIWVKKRFQKTGHSRRFGRFTHVFRSCRKQSYGRKTPSQCHHCPYSGPCAPACHPALSLPLSPCSAFLSPCHLCQLCSHCWHCFPSSRHLTLFLPALALLDFPTPSPAFPSWQLVPAGHRHFSCPGAAWALLSCSWSQWVCNRQYQCGLLSVCLYPHSLLSPPTPDSETGEDESGDPQVTQRSDLQDETAFSTPTGGSDTLVDASMNTTPTSVLALSQAEERSSWSGSQQTVVEKETDASLSARGPYLRPAAWPQPQGTPRQANTPAPRGAEVRHLGVEPLVRASRANLVGTSWGSEDSLSVASDPYGSAFSLYRGRALSLHVSIPQGGYRRDDLHRGPVSPKPGAEAPRSPAALPLTAKPPIVRSPSPRAGTGLQPPAGAASQSAARGPGVPSFTPVTPRKKSSVPVEYQDIVPEEYEEKIKKPKSSGYSQGSTQDSRPQTPMSDTSGRISVRASPKLVRAGSRIFERLQYFEERQRSLEQDSPFPARPHLPLRKTRSLEQPGSGPRRASTPGGSREELRDGGRWEPGSTAACRRLAFRQKAASFDERGKFANRVYAIEHKFAEELGRIKRTVSKQQLRRSQELCKAGSPPASSPPAASEPPAPRAPRTPRAPSSQGAGGRKALPPKSCPPAESTHVIQHLALSSVALVGPDGEPLPGGQRGKRAPVGGGGAAGQPSSAEDARKGLQQEGVGEVKKKEQWPLKQASPQGRVALSQAGPAEGSLYPDGGPARGPGALNEALAARLAVPHGLYRRPETPTEVRFLPWAKPGMEQEARLERSWAGQHGVGRDVERRQMKVSEKKESGRMAQEGRSTRSKGKGRRARPTSPELESSDDSYVSAGEDPLEAPIFEIPIQDMAVVVGAEVLLKCIVTANPQPEVSWRKDGVPLRSSTTRPIKAEGERHTLLVRSARVADAGLYTVTAANEVGATCCSAILSVRPAPYPASPVLAPVVERHGSLPPAVGQVSPITSDEEYLSPLEEFPESGTPQHRPAMKLQPRAEHGAARSSPETTFKASPTFEVSLSDQSVLEGQDVSMSVRVRGEPKPIIYWLRNRQPVKYGRRHHAEEAEGVRGLFTLHILAAEHTDTGFYTCKAVNEYGTKQCEAKLEVRARPECQSLAIVVPLQDLVVGAGELAVFECMVAGPPDMDVDWLSRGRLLQPALLKCKMHFDGRKCKLLLTSVHEDDSGIYTCKLSTAKDELTCSARLTVQPSVQPLFTRKLEDVDVVEGRTARFVCMISGTPPPTVTWTHFGLPVQEGENVRIQQDGGLHSLVIVHVGSEDEGQYKATARNIHGHVECSAELYVEEPRPSAASQISKLEKMPSIPEEPEQVETETECFTMPDFLKPLHNLDVVESKEAVLECQVAGMPYPSITWYHNGSRIDSTDDRKMMQYKDIHRLVFTAVSHAHAGVYKSVIANKVGKATCYAHLYVTDVVPTPPDGPPTVALVTGRAITLTWNKPKWLDAAIDPNSVTYVVQMQVLGTMQWVVLVSGVQDTTYTVHRLTKGAQYLFRVITATPKSNSKPSPPVGPVQLLDRGPYLEEAPVILDKPDVVYVVEGQPASITITLNHVEATVTWKRAGQVLGELEDTCEMMMPDDDQHCLRLLRVGRGAGGLLACEVSNRHGTAHCTLHLRLAEAPRFESIMEDIDAQEGETPRFAVVVEGKPLPDIMWYKDGELLEESSHLSFVYEDNECSLVVLGAAEPDSGVYTCTAKNLAGEVSCKAELVVRAAQPTVDATMEEDALHKARRLTDYYDVHEEIGRGAFSYLRRVTEKSTRLDFAAKFIPGRTKAKQSARRELHILSQLDHERIVFFHDAFEKKNAVIMVMELCSEEELLDRMVRKPSVCESEVRSYMRQVLEGICYLHQHSVLHLDIKPENLLMADLSSEQIRICDFGNAQELTSEEPQYCKYGTPEFVGPEIVNQTPVSSVTDIWPVGVIAYLCLTGISPFVGENDKTTLMNIRNYNVAFEERMFQGLTREAKGFVIKVLVNDKLRPNAEQTLEHPWFKTLAKGKVISTDHLKLFISRRKWQRSQISYKCNMVLRPIPELLEDTSNHLSIAVPRHLKESPALSSSSDSDDLDELPFIPMPHQVEFSGSRMSLNEIPTDDETIGTSEGLQPEGDASAMEWQSQGTGKPGVALGKRPRSAGPRRPCAEVEAPGSSDEEAPEAQRRPEYPRKAMRKGSSLESPGSARRGELKRGSSADSALLLQQLPGTEEGTVAARDPRGALAKAASMELPRRKMVWGEDDHAQRLELMRQRLLRGSSGDSKVSGLRGPLLETLGVSPDKKVSRSARLEPPAVPRLVRAASSEATSPRLLPAECRLQKSSSFSHGDAEPVVRHRRSGAPLEIPVACLEAQRLKESPSLSALSDARPTAPPDTPSTPTPPPAEIAVPQAGPAKAASGRRRIPEEHGPPGASKAATTTGKKPTDRGQEDKTPTKAAGASGEGAARTGAPTPPKSTTTVPQTHIKSSYAKMMQVMGGIQGGETATEEPPPTTNEPPPTIKDTPPASPAKPPTPAPASRREVKPTGSSSSLVIQDIDSEEVFEAKFKRSRESSLTRGLKRLTRSRSEDRHLAGPPASDEGIYRPTPAGVPLELRRERPTGLAAKSKSVQDLHEVEKDGGFFRRMSILLKRTPPAERKKSMGEEGGSETPPPGGRRFSWSMALASSRERRDSESLKSEPGGGGESESPAVAVRRKISATMERVSARLRSVSDERPEGEGSRQLRRASSEGESLRPGPAPAPAPSSESLRSEASTGSAASAKGGGDSQKRSRWERWGLSRGKKEKMASQPSIPSSLLREEGLAAGRPHTPSESDFPPIFHIKLKDQVLLEGEALTLCCLPAGSPTPRILWMKDKRSLQPDSGLNVVSCKDGRQMLTIAKVSRKDAGLYECAAANILGTAISSCTLAVARLPGRPGTPEIPQKYKNTVLVLWKPAESKAPCTYTLERRLEGEHEWKIVSTGITDCYFNVTELPPGSTAKFRVACVNKAGQGPYSNPSVKVHLEAADAGAAPAKDVAVPIPEKVASSRSTQTPEKHVEPVAARAPPTTPPRKHKGVVQKAAAAEQEGAPTGVLLPPAPHEEGVPPDLELPPNITVYMPPELMFTPPRTAASPHTDTPTPGSPAPPTDTSPPPQAPSPSKSPTVSPVSTTPSSAPTPSPTPNTTPSRKMPPYMVTSFISMPPTSPPAQEPTTTPLPSKEPPAASGVPGTKDSTSLRQGVPQKPYTFLDEKARGRFGVIRLCKENATGKHFMAKIVPYEAERKQSVLQEYEILKALHHERIMALHEAYITPRYLVLICENCAGKEILYSIVDRFRYSEDDVVSYVLQLLQGLEYLHGRRIVHLDIKPDNIIVSGTNALKIIDFGSAQTYNPLVLRQLGRRAGTLEYMSPEVVKGDPVGSAADVWGVGVLTYIMLSGRSPFFELDPIETENRILAGRFDAFKLYPNVSQTAALFIRKVLTVHPWSRPTVKDCFANAWLQDAYLMKLRRQTLTFTTNRLKEFLVDHQRRRGEAVTKHKVLLRSYQGGQPPGPQ from the exons aagACCGGCCACTCGCGGCGCTTCGGGCGCTTCACGCATG TTTTCCGCTCCTGCAGGAAACAAAGCTACGGTAGGAAGACGCCTTCCCAATGCCATCACTGTCCCTATAGTGgaccctgtgccccagcctgcCACCCTGCTCTGTCACTTCCACTGTCCCCTTGCTCTGCTTTTTTGTCCCCgtgccacctctgccagctgtgttcccactgctggcactgcttcccttcctcccGTCATCTAACACTGTTCCTGCctgcccttgccctgctggACTTTCCCACTCCTAgtcctgcctttccctcctgGCAGCTTGTCCCTGCAGGTCACAGGCAtttctcctgccctggagctgcctgggcactgttGTCGTGCTCCTGGAGCCAATGGGTCTGCAACAGGCAGTACCAGTGTGgtctgctgtctgtctgtctgtaccCTCACTCCCTActctcccctcccaccccagacTCGGAGACAGGTGAGGATGAATCCGGCGACCCCCAGGTGACACAGCGCAGTGATCTCCAGGATGAGACGGCCTTCAGCACCCCCACgg GTGGGTCTGACACCCTCGTGGACGCCTCCATGAACACAACGCCAACCTCGGTGCTGGCCCTGTCACAGGCAGAGGAGCGCTCCAGCTGGTCAGGCAGCCAGCAGACCGTGGTGGAGAAGGAGACGGATGCCAGCCTCTCTGCACGGGGACCCTACCTCCGTCCCGCTGCCTGGCCGCAGCCGCAGGGAACCCCAAGGCAAGCAAACACGCCGGCCCCGCGTGGCGCCGAGGTGCGGCACCTGGGCGTGGAGCCGCTGGTGCGGGCATCACGGGCTAATCTGGTGGGCACGAGCTGGGGGTCAGAGGATAGCCTGTCGGTGGCCAGCGACCCGTACGGCAGCGCCTTCAGCCTGTACCGAGGACGGGCGCTCTCGCTCCACGT cagcatcccccagggAGGCTACCGGAGAGATGACCTCCACAGAGGCCCTGTCTCTCCAAAGCCTGGTGCAGAGGCCCCAAGGTCCCCCGCTGCTCTGCCACTGACTGCCAAGCCACCCATCGTCCGCTCGCCATCTCCTCGCGCCGGCACAGGTCTGCAGCCGCCCGCTGGCGCCGCATCCCAGTCCGCTGCCCGTGGCCCTGGCGTCCCCTCCTTCACACCCGTGACCCCCCGCAAGAAGTCCTCGGTGCCGGTAGAGTACCAGGACATCGTTCCTGAGGAGTACGAGGAGAAGATCAAGAAGCCCAAGTCCTCTGGGTACTCACAGGGAAGCACACAGGACTCCCGCCCGCAGACACCAATGAGCGACACCTCCGGCCGCATCTCCGTGCGGGCATCGCCCAAGCTGGTGCGTGCCGGCTCCAGGATCTTCGAGCGGCTGCAGTACTTTGAGGAGCGGcagaggagcctggagcaggacagtCCCTTTCCCGCGCGGCCCCACCTGCCGCTGCGCAAGACGcgctccctggagcagcccgGCAGCGGCCCGCGCCGCGCCAGCACTCCGGGAGGCTCGCGGGAGGAGCTGCGGGACGGCGGCCGCTGGGAGCCGGGCAGCACTGCAGCGTGCCGGCGCCTGGCCTTCCGGCAGAAAGCCGCCTCCTTCGACGAGCGGGGCAAGTTCGCCAACCGCGTCTACGCTATCGAGCACAAGTTTGCGGAGGAGCTGGGCCGCATCAAGCGGACGGTCTCCAAGCAGCAGCTGCGGCgctcccaggagctctgcaaaGCCGGGTCGCCCCCGGCATCCTCACCCCCAGCGGCCAGCGAGCCACCCGCACCCCGCGCCCCCCGCaccccccgcgccccctccTCTCAGGGCGCCGGCGGACGCAAGGCACTGCCCCCCAAGAGCTGCCCGCCGGCAGAGAGCACACACGTCATCCAACACCTGGCGCTTTCCAGCGTGGCCTTGGTGGGACCTGACGGGGAGCCGCTGCCAGGGGGGCAGCGCGGGAAGAGAGCCCCGGTGGGGGGAGGTGGGGCGGCTGGACAGCCCAGCTCAGCGGAGGATGCCAGGAAGGGCCTGCAGCAAGAAGGCGTTGGGGaagtgaagaagaaggagcagtGGCCATTGAAACAAGCCAGCCCGCAGGGAAGGGTGGCCCTCTCGCAGGCGGGGCCCGCCGAAGGCAGTCTGTACCCCGATGGAGGCCCCGCCCGTGGCCCCGGGGCACTGAACGAGGCTCTGGCTGCCCGGCTGGCCGTGCCCCACGGACTGTACCGGCGGCCAGAGACGCCCACAGAAGTGCggttcctgccctgggcaaAGCCGGGCATGGAGCAGGAAGCTCGCCTGGAGCGAAGCTGGGCAGGACAGCACGGTGTGGGCAGGGATGTGGAGAGAAGGCAGATGAAAGTgtcagagaagaaagagagtgGCCGGATGGCTCAAGAAGGCAGGAGCACACGGAGCAAGGGGAAGGGACGCCGAGCCAGGCCCACCTCTCCAGAGCTAG AGTCCTCAGATGACTCCTATGTCTCAGCGGGTGAAGACCCCCTGGAAGCCCCCATCTTTGAGATCCCCATCCAGGACATGGCCGTTGTCGTGGgggcagaggtgctgctcaAGTGCATTGTCACGGCCAACCCCCAGCCAGAAG TGTCCTGGAGGAAGGACGGGGTCCCGCTGCGGAGCAGCACGACGCGCCCCATCAAGGCGGAGGGCGAGCGCCACACGCTGCTGGTGCGTAGCGCCCGGGTGGCGGACGCCGGGCTCTACACGGTCACCGCGGCCAACGAGGTGGGGGCCACCTGCTGCAGCGCCATCCTCAGCGTGCGGCCCG CTCCTTATCCAGCCTCTCCTGTGCTAGCACCCGTTGTGGAGCGGCATGGGAGCTTGCCCCCCGCCGTCGGCCAGGTCAGCCCCATCACATCGGATGAGGAGTACCTGAGCCCACTGGAGGAGTTCCCAGAGTCCGGCACCCCCCAGCACCGACCGGCCATGAAGCTGCAGCCAAGAGCCGAGCATGGGGCTGCCCGCAGCTCCCCTGAGACCACCTTCAAGGCTTCACCCACCTTCGAG GTATCCTTGTCGGACCAGTCGGTGCTGGAGGGGCAGGATGTTAGCATGAGCGTCCGCGTCCGTGGGGAGCCCAAGCCCATCATTTACTG GCTGAGAAACAGGCAGCCAGTGAAGTATGGGCGCCGGCACCACGCGGAGGAGGCAGAGGGCGTGCGGGGGCTCTTCACGCTGCACATCCTGGCGGCGGAGCACACCGACACCGGCTTCTACACCTGCAAGGCCGTCAATGAGTATGGCACCAAGCAGTGTGAGGCCAAGCTGGAGGTCAGAG cTCGCCCCGAGTGCCAGTCCCTGGCCATCGTGGTTCCCCTGCAGGACTTGGTGGTCGGGGCGGGGGAGCTGGCGGTCTTTGAGTGCATGGTGGCCGGCCCGCCAGACATGGACGTGGACTGGCTGTCCCGGGGccggctgctccagcctgcactGCTCAAATGCAAGATGCATTTTGATGGGCGCAAGTGCAAGCTGCTGCTCACCTCTGTGCATGAAGATGACAGCGGAATCTACACCTGCAagctcagcactgccaaag ATGAGCTGACCTGCAGTGCCCGGCTGACGGTGCAGCCCTCTGTGCAGCCGCTCTTCACCCGCAAGCTGGAGGATGTGGACGTGGTGGAAGGGCGGACAGCGCGCTTTGTCTGCATGATCAGTGGGACTCCCCCTCCGACGGTTACCTGGACTCACTTTG GCCTGCCAGTGCAGGAGGGGGAGAACGTGCGGATTCAGCAGGACGGAGGGCTGCACTCACTGGTCATTGTGCATGTGGGCAGTGAAGATGAAGGGCAATACAAGGCAACCGCCAGGAACATCCATGGCCATGTGGagtgctctgctgagctctaTGTGGAGGAGCCACGGCCATCTGCAGCCTCCCAGAT CTCTAAGCTGGAGAAGATGCCATCCATCCCAGAGGAGCCAGAGCAGGTGGAGACAGAGACAGAGTGCTTCACCATGCCTGATTTCCTGAAACCACTGCACAACCTGGACGTGGTGGAGTCAAAGGAGGCCGTGCTGGAGTGCCAGGTGGCCGGGATGCCCTACCCCTCCATCACCTGGTACCACAATGGCTCTCGAATTGACAGCACAGATGACCGCAAGATGATGCAAT ATAAAGACATCCATCGTCTGGTATTCACGGCTGTGAGCCACGCACATGCTGGTGTCTACAAAAGTGTCATTGCCAACAAAGTGGGGAAGGCCACGTGCTATGCACACCTCTATGTCACCG ATGTGGTGCCAACCCCCCCAGACGGCCCCCCCACTGTGGCCTTAGTGACTGGCAGAGCCATCACGCTGACCTGGAACAAGCCCAAGTGGCTGGACGCTGCCATAG ACCCTAACTCGGTGACCTATGTGGTGCAAATGCAAGTGCTGGGCACGATGCAGTGGGTGGTGCTGGTGAGTGGTGTGCAGGACACCACGTACACAGTGCACAGGCTGACCAAGGGTGCCCAGTACCTCTTCCGTGTCATCACTGCCACTCCCAAGAGCAACAGCAAGCCCTCCCCACCTGTGGGGCCCGTGCAGCTCCTGGACCGGG GTCCCTACCTGGAGGAGGCCCCAGTCATCCTGGACAAACCAGATGTGGTGTATGTGGTAGAAGGCCAGCCAGCCTCCATCACCATCACCCTCAACCATGTGGAGGCCACTGTCACCTGGAAGAG ggctgggcaggtgctGGGGGAACTGGAGGACACGTGTGAGATGATGATGCCAGACGACGACCAGCACTGCCTGCGGTTGCTGCGCGTGGgccggggggctggggggctgctggcCTGTGAGGTGAGCAACCGCCATGGCACTGCCCACTGCACCCTGCACCTCCGCCTCGCAG AGGCACCGCGCTTTGAGTCCATCATGGAGGACATTGATGCCCAGGAAGGGGAGACACCACGATTTGCTGTGGTGGTGGAGGGGAAACCGCTGCCGGACATCATGTGGTACAAG gatggggagctgctggaggagagcagCCACCTGAGCTTCGTGTATGAGGACAATGAGTGCTcgctggtggtgctgggggcTGCCGAGCCTGACAGCGGTGTCTACACCTGCACAGCCAAGAATCTGGCTGGGGAGGTCtcctgcaaagcagagctggtggtgCGGGCAG cccagcccactgTGGATGCCACCATGGAGGAGGATGCGCTGCACAAGGCACGACGCCTGACCGACTACTATGATGTGCACGAGGAGATCGGGAG GGGGGCTTTCTCCTATCTGCGAAGGGTGACAGAGAAGAGCACCCGGCTGGACTTTGCGGCCAAGTTCATCCCTGGGAGGACCAAGGCCAAGCAGTCGGCACGGCGGGAGCTGCACATTCTCTCTCAGCTGGACCACGAGCGCATCGTCTTCTTCCACGATGCCTTTGAGAAGAAGAATGCCGTCATCATGGTCATGGAGCT CTGCTCTGAAGAAGAGCTGCTGGACAGGATGGTGAGGAAGCCTTCAGTATGTGAGTCGGAG GTCCGCTCCTACATGCGGCAGGTCCTGGAAGGGATCTGCTACCTGCACCAGCACAGTGTCCTGCACCTGGACATCAAA CCAGAAAACCTCCTGATGGCAGATTTGAGCAGCGAGCAGATCCGGATCTGTGACTTTGGCAATGCACAGGAGCTGACATCTGAGGAGCCACAGTACTGCAAGTATGGCACCCCTGAGTTCGTGGGCCCTGAGATTGTCAACCAGACCCCTGTCTCCAGCGTCACCGACATCTG gcCTGTGGGGGTTATCGCATACCTCTG CTTGACAGGGATCTCCCCCTTCGTGGGGGAGAATGACAAGACAACGCTGATGAACATCCGCAACTACAACGTGGCCTTCGAGGAGAGGATGTTCCAGGGGCTCACCCGGGAAGCCAAGGGCTTTGTCATCAAAGTGCTGGTCAATGACAAGCT GAGACCCAATGCAGAACAgaccctggagcatccctggttTAAG acactggCGAAGGGGAAGGTCATCAGCACCGACCACCTCAAGCTCTTCATCTCCCGTCGGAAATGGCAG cgCTCACAGATCAGCTACAAGTGCAACATGGTGCTAcggcccatcccagagctgctggaggacaCGTCCAACCACCTCTCCATCGCCGTGCCCCGGCATCTCAAAGAGTCACCGGCGCTGTCATCCTCCTCAGACTCAGACGACCTGGATGAGCTGCCCTTCATCCCCATGCCACACCAGGTGGAGTTTTCTGGCTCCCGCATGTCCCTCAATGAGATTCCCACAGACGATGAGACCATTGGGACATCCGAGGGGCTGCAGCCGGAGGGGGATGCCTCTGCCATGGagtggcagagccagggcacagggaagccTGGGGTGGCCCTAGGGAAGAGGCCAAGGAGTGCTGGGCCACGGAGACCATGTGCAGAGGTGGAGGCGCCTGGTTCCTCTGATGAGGAAGCCCCCGAAGCCCAGAGGCGGCCGGAGTATCCTCGCAAAGCCATGAGGAAGGGTTCCAGCCTGGAGTCGCCAGGGAGTGCCCGTCGGGGAGAGCTGAagaggggcagctctgctgacagcGCTCTGCTGCTTCAACAGCTCCCAGGGACTGAGGAGGGGACTGTGGCAGCCCGGGACCCCCGTGGGGCCCTAGCCAAGGCAGCCTCCATGGAGTTGCCAAGGAGAAAGATGGTCTGGGGGGAGGATGATCATGCCCAGCGCCTGGAGCTGATGCGCCAGCGGCTGCTGCGGGgaagctctggggacagcaaggTCAGTGGCCTGCGGGGTCCCCTCCTGGAGACCCTGGGGGTCAGCCctgacaagaaagtctcacgGTCAGCCCGGCTGGAGCCTCCAGCAGTGCCACGGCTTGTGCGGGCAGCCTCCAGCGAAGCCACCTCGCCGCGCCTCCTCCCTGCTGAGTGCCGGCTGCAGAagagcagctccttcagccacGGGGACGCCGAGCCTGTCGTCCGGCACCGACGCTCCGGTGCGCCCCTGGAGATCCCAGTGGCCTGCCTGGAGGCACAACGGCTCAAGGAgtccccctctctctctgccctctctgATGCTCGGCCCACAGCGCCACCAGACACCCCAAGCACACCAACACCCCCTCCAGCAGAGATCGCTGTTCCCCAGGCCGGCCCTGCAAAGGCCGCCTCAGGGAGGAGGCGCATTCCTGAGGAACATGGCCcacctggggccagcaaggcTGCCACCACCACAGGGAAGAAACCCAcggacaggggacaggaggacaAGACCCCCACCAAGGCTGCTGGAGccagtggggagggggctgccaGGACAGGAGCTCCCACCCCACCAAAGTCCACAACCACTGTTCCCCAAACCCACATAAAGTCTTCCTATGCCAAGATGATGCAAGTCATGGGAGGTATTCAAGGCGGGGAGACAGCCACCGAGGAGCCCCCACCAACCACCAACGAGCCCCCACCAACCATCAAGGACACCccaccagccagccctgcaaagcCCCCTACACCAGCACCAGCATCAAGGAGGGAGGTGAAACCCACcggctcctccagctccttggtCATCCAGGACATCGATTCGGAGGAGGTCTTTGAGGCCAAGTTCAAGCGGAGCCGCGAATCATCCCTCACCCGGGGGCTGAAGCGCCTCACCCGCTCCCGCTCCGAGGACCGGCACCTGGCCGGCCCCCCAGCCTCTGACGAGGGCATCTACCGTCCTACACCGGCCGGCGTGCCTCTGGAGCTGCGCAGGGAGCGGCCCACCGGGCTGGCAGCCAAGTCCAAGTCGGTGCAGGACCTGCATGAGGTGGAGAAGGACGGGGGCTTCTTCCGGAGGATGTCCATACTCCTCAAGCGGACCCCGCCGGCTGAGAGGAAGAAGAGcatgggggaggagggaggcagcGAGACCCCCCCACCTGGTGGGCGCCGCTTCTCCTGGAGCATGGCTCTGGCCAGCTCCAGGGAGCGGAGGGACTCAGAGAGCCTCAAGTCCGAGCCGGGGGGTGGTGGGGAGAGCGAGTCACCGGCGGTGGCCGTGCGGAGGAAGATCAGTGCCACCATGGAGCGGGTCTCGGCGCGGCTCCGCAGCGTGTCGGATGAACGGCCGGAGGGCGAGGGCTCCCGGCAGCTCCGTCGCGCCAGCTCCGAGGGTGAGAGCTTGCGCCCGGGGCCTGCCCCCGCCCCCGCGCCCTCCTCCGAGTCCCTGCGCTCCGAGGCCAGCACCGGCTCCGCTGCCTCTGCCAAAG GTGGGGGTGACAGTCAGAAGAGGTCCCGCTGGGAGCGCTGGGGGCTCTCCCGGGGCAAGAAGGAGAAGATGGCCTCACAGCCCAGCATCCCCTCCAGCCTTCTGCGGGAGGAGGGACTCGCCGCCGGCCGGCCACACACACCCAGTGAATCGG ATTTCCCCCCTATTTTCCACATCAAGCTGAAGgaccaggtgctgctggagggcgAGGCGCTGAccctctgctgccttcctgctggCAGCCCAACCCCACGGATCCTCTGGATGAAAG ACAAGAGGTCCCTGCAGCCCGACAGTGGGCTGAACGTCGTCTCCTGCAAGGACGGACGTCAGATGCTCACCATTGCCAAGGTCTCCAGGAAGGATGCAGGGCTGTATGAGTGTGCAGCTGCCAACATCCTGGGCACAGCCATCAGCTCCTGCACGCTGGCTGTGGCAC GGCTCCCTGGGCGGCCAGGCACCCCGGAGATCCCCCAGAAGTACAAGAACACGGTGCTGGTGCTGTGGAAGCCTGCTGAGAGCAAAGCCCCCTGCACCTACACACTGGAGCGCAGACTGGAAG GGGAGCATGAGTGGAAGATTGTCAGCACTGGTATCACTGACTGCTACTTCAATGTGACTGAGCTGCCTCCAGGGAGCACTGCCAAGTTTCGTGTGGCCTGTGTCAacaaggctgggcagggaccctACAGCAACCCCTCAGTAAAGGTGCATCTTGAGGCAGCAG ATGCCGGAGCTGCCCCAGCCAAGGATGTTGCTGTCCCCATTCCTGAGAAGGTGGCTTCTAGCCGGTCAACCCAGACACCCGAGAAGCACGTGGAGCCGGTGGCTGCAagggcccctcccaccacaccaCCACGCAAGCACAAGGGAGTGGTACagaaggcagctgcagcagaacaggAGGGTGCCCCCACAGGGGTCCTTCTACCTCCTGCCCCCCATGAAGAGGGAGTGCCACCAGATCTTGAGCTTCCACCCAACATCACTGTCTATATGCCTCCTGAGCTGATGTTCACCCCTCCTCGGACTGCTGCCTCTCCTCATACAGACACCCCCACTCCAGGCTCCCCTGCACCCCCCACGGACACTTCCCCCCCGCCCCAGGCTCCGTCTCCTTCCAAGTCTCCCACCGTTTCCCCAGTGTCAACCAcgcccagctcagcccccacACCATCTCCCACCCCCAACACCACGCCTTCACGGAAGATGCCTCCCTACATGGTAACCTCCTTCATCTCCATGCCCCCCACATCACCCCCTGCACAGGAGCCCACCACCACTCCCCTGCCCTCCAAGGAGCCCCCAGCTGCTAGTGGGGTCCCAGGGACAAAAGACAGCACATCACTGCGGCAGGGTGTCCCCCAGAAGCCATACACCTTCTTGGACGAGAAAGCACG AGGCCGTTTCGGGGTGATCCGGCTCTGCAAGGAGAATGCCACAGGGAAGCACTTCATGGCCAAGATTGTGCCCTATGAGGCGGAGCGGAAGCAGAGCGTGCTGCAGGAGTACGAGATCCTCAAGGCGCTGCACCATGAGCGCATCATGGCCCTGCACGAGGCGTACATCACCCCCCGCTACCTGGTGCTCATCTGCGAGAACTGTGCTGGCAAGGAGATCCTCTACAGCATCGTGGACAG GTTTCGCTACTCAGAGGATGACGTGGTGAGCTACgtactgcagctgctgcagggcctcGAGTACCTGCACGGCCGCCGCATTGTGCACCTCGACATCAAGCCAGACAACATCATCGTCTCAGGCACAAACGCCCTCAAGATCATTGATTTTGGCAGTGCCCAGACCTACAACCCACTTGTGCTGCGGCAGCTGGGGCGGCGTGCTGGCACCCTGGAGTACATGT CGCCAGAGGTGGTGAAGGGAGACCCggtgggctctgcagcagatgTCTGGGGTGTTGGCGTCCTCACCTACATCAT GCTCAGCGGGCGATCCCCATTCTTTGAACTGGACCCCATTGAGACGGAGAACCGCATCCTGGCAGGGCGCTTTGATGCCTTCAAGCTGTACCCCAACGTCTCGCAGACTGCTGCCCTCTTCATCCGCAAGGTCCTCACTGTCCACCCCTG GAGCCGCCCCACAGTGAAGGACTGCTTCGCCAATGCCTGGCTCCAGGACGCCTACCTGATGAAGCTGCGCCGCCAGACCCTGACTTTCACCACCAACCGCCTCAAGGAATTCCTGGTGGATCACCAGAGGCGCCGCGGCGAGGCCGTCACAAAGCACAAGGTCTTACTGCGCTCCTACCAGGGTGGCCAGCCACCAGGGCCACAGTAA